A single Actinomycetota bacterium DNA region contains:
- the murG gene encoding undecaprenyldiphospho-muramoylpentapeptide beta-N-acetylglucosaminyltransferase, giving the protein MRIWMSGGGTAGHIYPALAVAEALQQDGHNDITYFGTPTGPERRLASEAGLPFAPLAAQGYDRANPLSLLRALAVAALSTTRAIVRIVADKPDVIVAFGGYVCVPVGLAAALTRTPLVLHEQNSVPGLANRILARYAAVLALTYPGASEKLVGVSKVVVTGNPVRPAVLLADRAQGRKSLGIPDDSLVLLIFGGSRGARRINEVAVEVAEQLLHNPDVHIVHITGKGAEHDSVVSALRARGVNSQRYKALDYIDDMGSALAAADLVVSRAGATSIAEITALGRPAVLVPYPYATEDHQTLNASAVADAGGAILIPDKELNPENFVETVTSILFDPVKRANMSAASRSFANPQATRLLADTVIAAASKRKHP; this is encoded by the coding sequence GTGCGCATATGGATGAGCGGCGGCGGGACGGCGGGGCACATATATCCGGCACTGGCCGTCGCCGAAGCGCTTCAGCAAGACGGACATAACGACATTACATACTTCGGAACGCCAACTGGACCAGAACGTCGTCTGGCAAGCGAGGCCGGTCTTCCGTTCGCCCCATTGGCAGCCCAGGGTTATGATCGCGCAAACCCACTTTCTCTTCTCCGCGCTCTGGCGGTCGCTGCGCTCTCCACGACCCGGGCCATAGTGCGTATTGTTGCCGATAAGCCCGACGTCATCGTCGCATTTGGTGGATATGTCTGTGTGCCGGTCGGATTAGCAGCCGCACTAACGCGCACCCCGCTCGTTTTGCACGAGCAAAACTCGGTGCCGGGTCTTGCCAATCGGATACTGGCCCGCTACGCTGCGGTGCTCGCTCTGACCTATCCGGGCGCCTCGGAAAAGCTCGTCGGCGTCTCGAAGGTGGTTGTTACGGGCAACCCCGTTCGCCCTGCGGTTCTGTTGGCAGATCGAGCGCAGGGCAGAAAGTCATTAGGCATTCCCGATGACTCCTTGGTGCTGTTGATATTCGGCGGCTCTCGAGGCGCGCGCCGTATCAACGAAGTCGCCGTTGAGGTTGCCGAGCAGCTCCTTCACAATCCCGACGTGCACATCGTGCACATTACCGGCAAGGGGGCCGAGCATGACTCGGTCGTATCCGCCCTGCGGGCAAGGGGAGTGAACTCACAGCGCTACAAAGCGCTCGACTACATCGATGATATGGGCTCGGCGTTGGCGGCGGCCGATCTTGTCGTCTCTCGAGCCGGGGCTACATCCATAGCCGAGATCACCGCTCTCGGTCGTCCGGCGGTCCTCGTTCCCTATCCATACGCCACCGAAGACCACCAGACGCTGAATGCGTCAGCGGTTGCCGATGCCGGCGGCGCGATCTTGATACCGGACAAGGAACTCAATCCTGAAAATTTCGTCGAAACGGTGACATCAATCCTCTTCGACCCAGTTAAGCGTGCTAACATGTCGGCCGCGTCACGGTCGTTTGCCAACCCGCAGGCGACACGACTTCTCGCCGATACCGTGATAGCGGCTGCCAGCAAACGAAAGCACCCTTAG
- the ftsW gene encoding putative lipid II flippase FtsW, translating to MSAAPKYAGGSKARYLLLGATVYLVLLGLVMVYSASSVSGYIMFEDSMYHLKRHALFLGVGLLLMVLSQAVDYRKLSLLAWPFLGVCLVALVLVLVTGSEVWGATRWLDLGFITVQPSEYAKLASLLVAALLLSQWRAGIIEAKQLAIRLLLVFSAVASLVMLQPDMGTTVIIAASIYLVLVLGRVSAALLAGMTALGAVGAFALMFLASYREERVLAFRDPWADPLGSGYQSIQAMLAFGSGGVDGLGVGMSKQKFSYLPAAHTDFIFAIIGEELGLIGSLSVVLAFGVITYAGFRIAFGSKDMFGRLVAGGLTGTIVIQAIINMAMVVGLMPVTGKPLPLVSYGGTAMTLTLICIGVILSVSSHGASGRATVRAPVRKKEHRSAHMDERRRDGGAHISGTGRRRSASARRT from the coding sequence ATGAGCGCCGCGCCCAAATACGCAGGCGGCAGCAAAGCGCGGTATCTTCTCCTTGGGGCTACCGTTTACCTGGTGTTGCTTGGTCTTGTAATGGTGTACTCGGCCTCTTCGGTGTCTGGCTACATAATGTTTGAGGACAGCATGTACCATCTCAAGCGGCACGCTCTTTTTCTCGGTGTCGGCTTGTTGCTGATGGTGCTTTCGCAAGCCGTGGACTATCGTAAGCTGTCCTTGCTTGCATGGCCGTTTCTCGGCGTTTGCCTGGTTGCGCTGGTGTTGGTACTTGTGACTGGCTCAGAAGTATGGGGAGCGACGCGCTGGCTGGATTTGGGCTTTATCACAGTCCAGCCCTCCGAGTATGCGAAACTGGCCAGCCTTTTAGTTGCTGCCTTACTGCTCTCTCAGTGGCGAGCCGGGATCATCGAAGCCAAACAGCTGGCTATCAGGTTGCTTCTGGTGTTCTCGGCGGTCGCTTCACTTGTGATGCTGCAGCCAGATATGGGCACAACTGTGATCATTGCCGCCTCCATCTATCTGGTACTTGTTCTGGGCCGAGTTAGCGCTGCCTTGCTGGCGGGAATGACGGCATTGGGCGCTGTTGGCGCTTTCGCATTGATGTTCCTGGCATCCTACAGGGAGGAGCGGGTGCTTGCGTTTCGTGATCCCTGGGCAGATCCGCTCGGCTCCGGGTACCAGTCGATTCAGGCGATGCTCGCCTTTGGCTCCGGCGGGGTAGATGGCCTGGGCGTCGGGATGTCAAAGCAGAAGTTTTCGTACTTGCCTGCCGCTCATACCGATTTCATATTTGCGATCATCGGCGAGGAGCTGGGCCTGATCGGCTCGCTATCGGTGGTTCTGGCTTTTGGAGTGATCACGTATGCTGGGTTCAGGATTGCATTCGGATCCAAAGACATGTTTGGCCGACTGGTAGCTGGCGGACTGACCGGCACTATCGTCATTCAGGCGATAATCAATATGGCCATGGTGGTCGGTCTCATGCCGGTGACCGGAAAGCCGTTGCCGCTCGTCAGTTACGGCGGAACGGCCATGACGCTTACGCTGATATGTATTGGAGTGATCTTGTCGGTCTCGTCGCATGGAGCATCCGGGAGAGCAACAGTCAGGGCACCTGTCAGAAAGAAGGAGCATCGTAGTGCGCATATGGATGAGCGGCGGCGGGACGGCGGGGCACATATATCCGGCACTGGCCGTCGCCGAAGCGCTTCAGCAAGACGGACATAA
- the murD gene encoding UDP-N-acetylmuramoyl-L-alanine--D-glutamate ligase codes for MRGLPEKVAVLGLGRSGLSVIGYLLRQRRDPGELRITAYDSGESGKLKDYATALRERSVDVFLGATELVEPADLVVVSPGIPPHAPLFASAALSSERMIGELEFAFERSSSPWLAVTGTNGKTTVTALLAHLLREGGLAVECVGNIGRPAIDVADVSLAETAIVAEVSSFQLVLTQEFRPKVAVLLNISEDHLDWHGSLERYIADKTRIFRNMGHGDVAVIDTDDPRLPVIADALELRGVRIFRVSRRALEPGGAGMLDGTLVLDGPLGPIELVFATELLIPGAHNINNALAAAAAAFAWGVEVEAIRRGLRSFAPVTHRLQRIDTIDGVEYVNDSKATNPASAIVALAAFPDRGIVLLMGGRNKGSEFSGVAIAARDCAARVVAFGEAAPEVVSAMKACGVECLSAGRLGDALAVAKQLARPGDVVLLSPGCASFDEFDDFEHRGRYFAGQVARFAEEEGVR; via the coding sequence ATGCGCGGTTTACCTGAAAAAGTGGCTGTGCTTGGTTTAGGAAGATCGGGGCTGAGCGTGATCGGATACCTGCTGCGGCAACGCAGGGACCCCGGTGAGCTTCGCATCACGGCGTACGACTCCGGCGAATCCGGGAAACTCAAGGATTACGCCACCGCACTGCGCGAAAGATCTGTCGACGTGTTTCTTGGCGCAACCGAATTGGTCGAGCCGGCGGATCTTGTTGTGGTAAGTCCCGGCATCCCTCCGCATGCGCCGCTCTTTGCCTCGGCCGCGCTGTCGTCCGAGCGGATGATCGGCGAGCTGGAGTTCGCCTTTGAGCGCTCGAGCTCTCCGTGGTTGGCGGTGACCGGCACGAACGGCAAGACAACGGTCACAGCGCTCCTTGCCCATCTGCTGCGGGAGGGTGGCCTGGCTGTCGAGTGCGTCGGCAACATCGGGCGTCCCGCAATCGATGTGGCAGATGTTTCTCTGGCTGAGACAGCCATAGTCGCCGAGGTGTCCTCTTTTCAGCTTGTGTTGACTCAGGAGTTTCGACCCAAGGTAGCCGTGCTGCTCAACATCTCCGAGGACCACCTGGACTGGCATGGTTCGCTTGAGAGGTACATCGCCGACAAGACCCGGATATTTCGCAACATGGGCCACGGCGATGTCGCGGTCATAGACACTGACGACCCAAGGCTTCCCGTCATCGCAGATGCCCTTGAGCTTCGAGGCGTTCGGATCTTTCGTGTATCGCGAAGAGCGCTTGAACCCGGCGGAGCCGGGATGCTAGATGGCACCCTGGTTCTGGACGGCCCCCTCGGCCCGATTGAGCTGGTTTTCGCAACCGAGCTACTCATACCTGGAGCTCACAACATCAACAACGCCCTAGCCGCCGCCGCGGCAGCTTTCGCATGGGGCGTCGAGGTAGAGGCTATTCGCCGAGGACTGAGAAGCTTTGCGCCTGTGACTCATCGGTTGCAAAGGATCGACACGATCGATGGCGTCGAGTACGTCAATGACTCCAAGGCCACAAACCCGGCTTCTGCGATTGTGGCGCTAGCGGCATTTCCTGACAGGGGCATAGTGCTGTTGATGGGCGGAAGAAACAAGGGAAGCGAGTTTAGCGGCGTCGCCATTGCCGCCAGGGATTGTGCGGCCAGAGTGGTGGCTTTTGGCGAGGCGGCCCCAGAGGTCGTCTCGGCGATGAAGGCCTGCGGCGTGGAGTGCTTGAGTGCGGGCAGGCTTGGCGATGCACTTGCGGTGGCCAAGCAGCTGGCTCGGCCAGGGGATGTCGTTTTGCTGTCGCCCGGATGCGCATCTTTCGATGAGTTTGATGACTTCGAGCACCGCGGTCGGTACTTTGCTGGCCAGGTAGCACGCTTTGCGGAGGAGGAAGGCGTCAGATGA
- the mraY gene encoding phospho-N-acetylmuramoyl-pentapeptide-transferase, producing the protein MDIATYPTYQVFLGIVLAVVACVALFPLWIKMLRYRNIGQQVRADGPQGHLIKQGTPTMGGVLIILVVTAIYVLMGNFGRLSLLALAAVIACGALGFLDDWSKVARERSLGLTPRIKIAGQGAIALLFGLLAVNWGHVSSEVLIPMTGVSLDLGVYTSIFQLGSYAIVVPWLYLGLVFLMMISTTNTVNLSDGLDGLAAGTITIVMLAYAGIAFRQDHLDIALLAAAAAGACVGFLWYNSHPADIFMGDTGSLGLGAGLAALAIITKTELLFVLIGGIYVIQGLSVILQVASYKLTGKRIFKMAPIHHHFEMLGWSETKVMVRFWVVTGILAGAGFALYFVGTVRG; encoded by the coding sequence ATTGATATTGCAACATATCCAACTTATCAGGTGTTTTTGGGCATAGTGCTGGCGGTAGTGGCCTGCGTTGCGCTCTTTCCATTATGGATAAAGATGCTGAGATATCGCAATATCGGGCAGCAGGTGCGGGCCGATGGGCCGCAGGGGCATCTAATCAAACAGGGCACTCCAACCATGGGCGGAGTGCTGATCATACTTGTCGTTACAGCGATCTATGTTCTCATGGGAAACTTTGGCCGCCTGTCGCTGCTGGCGCTTGCGGCAGTCATCGCGTGCGGTGCGCTCGGCTTTTTGGACGACTGGTCAAAAGTGGCGCGGGAACGCTCTTTGGGGCTTACCCCCAGAATCAAGATAGCTGGGCAGGGTGCCATCGCGCTTCTCTTCGGCCTTTTGGCGGTGAACTGGGGACATGTTTCCTCGGAAGTGCTTATTCCGATGACTGGTGTGTCGCTGGACTTGGGCGTATATACCTCGATCTTTCAGCTTGGTTCATACGCAATCGTGGTTCCATGGCTATATCTTGGTCTGGTGTTTCTGATGATGATCAGTACGACCAATACTGTGAATCTCTCGGACGGACTCGATGGACTGGCCGCCGGCACCATCACAATAGTGATGCTTGCTTACGCCGGAATAGCGTTTCGTCAGGATCATCTCGATATCGCTCTGCTTGCGGCCGCCGCCGCAGGAGCCTGTGTAGGTTTTCTCTGGTACAACAGCCATCCTGCGGACATCTTCATGGGTGATACAGGATCGCTTGGGCTTGGAGCCGGACTTGCGGCTCTTGCGATCATAACGAAGACGGAGCTTCTTTTTGTGCTTATCGGCGGAATCTATGTAATCCAGGGCCTCTCTGTGATATTGCAGGTGGCCTCGTACAAGCTGACCGGCAAGCGAATATTCAAGATGGCGCCCATCCACCACCACTTCGAGATGCTTGGCTGGTCGGAGACGAAGGTCATGGTTCGCTTTTGGGTGGTGACAGGAATTTTGGCAGGCGCAGGATTCGCCTTGTACTTTGTGGGCACGGTGAGAGGGTAA
- a CDS encoding UDP-N-acetylmuramoyl-tripeptide--D-alanyl-D-alanine ligase — translation MLTLPVWSLAEITKGEILFGSTDTMANGLKIDSRQIEPGNIFVAFEGNNVDGHDYLEQAISLGARVLLVTCSDDRLGAVAEYASKRLVVAVRVADALGAVQALARHHRSRLFCPVIGVTGSTGKTTTKDFITSVLSRAARVVATEGNKNNELGVPLTLFEAGADADVIVLEMAMRGTGQIRALAQIAQPTAGVITNIGTSHIELLGSQDAIADAKAELVDSITAKGTVFLNGDDAYTERIAAEAVARVVTYGLGQDNEVRAERVSLDERSLATFDIVADDSSVSITLGLPGRHNVYNALAAAAVGRHLGMSLEGIATGLQEALVTEMRMQAFVTAGGVHVINDAYNASPASMRAAIETLSAISMADRRVAVLGDMAELGSLTELAHFRIGEEVSRLRIDYLLTVGERAIRIADGAKAEGMEHARVMSFDTIDDANRKLKELLRPRDAVLVKASRVIGLERIVEELVSPSD, via the coding sequence ATGCTGACATTGCCGGTATGGTCACTTGCTGAGATAACCAAAGGCGAAATCCTTTTTGGATCCACCGATACAATGGCCAATGGGCTCAAGATAGATTCAAGGCAGATCGAGCCGGGCAATATCTTTGTTGCATTCGAGGGAAACAATGTAGACGGACACGACTATCTTGAGCAGGCGATCTCTCTGGGAGCCAGGGTGCTGCTCGTCACGTGCTCCGATGATCGTCTGGGAGCCGTTGCGGAGTATGCTTCCAAAAGATTGGTTGTAGCGGTTCGGGTCGCCGATGCCCTCGGTGCGGTTCAGGCACTTGCGAGGCATCATCGCTCCAGGCTCTTTTGCCCGGTCATAGGGGTTACGGGCTCGACCGGCAAAACCACCACTAAGGACTTCATTACAAGCGTGTTATCGCGGGCCGCCAGGGTGGTGGCAACAGAGGGAAACAAAAACAACGAGCTTGGAGTGCCCCTTACGCTTTTCGAGGCCGGAGCCGATGCCGATGTGATCGTGCTGGAGATGGCCATGCGGGGAACGGGGCAGATCAGGGCACTCGCGCAGATCGCGCAGCCCACAGCAGGGGTTATCACGAATATCGGCACAAGTCATATCGAGCTTCTCGGCAGTCAAGATGCTATTGCTGACGCAAAGGCCGAGCTCGTCGATTCGATAACCGCCAAGGGCACTGTTTTTCTCAACGGAGACGATGCATATACAGAGCGGATCGCTGCGGAAGCTGTTGCCAGGGTTGTTACATACGGCCTCGGGCAGGACAACGAGGTTCGGGCAGAGCGAGTCTCACTTGATGAGCGAAGCCTGGCGACCTTCGACATCGTCGCAGATGATTCCTCGGTCAGCATCACGCTTGGGCTGCCGGGGCGACACAATGTGTATAACGCGCTCGCAGCTGCAGCCGTCGGCAGGCACCTGGGGATGAGCCTCGAAGGGATCGCTACCGGATTGCAAGAGGCGCTCGTCACCGAGATGCGGATGCAGGCTTTCGTCACCGCCGGTGGCGTGCATGTAATCAACGACGCCTACAACGCCTCGCCCGCCTCGATGCGAGCGGCGATCGAGACGCTATCGGCAATCTCGATGGCAGATCGCAGAGTTGCGGTCTTGGGCGACATGGCCGAGCTTGGCTCTTTGACCGAGTTGGCGCACTTTCGCATTGGCGAGGAGGTCTCAAGGCTTCGGATCGACTATCTGTTGACAGTTGGAGAGCGAGCGATAAGGATTGCCGATGGAGCCAAAGCCGAAGGTATGGAGCACGCGAGAGTGATGAGCTTCGATACCATTGACGACGCAAACCGAAAGCTAAAAGAGCTGCTGCGTCCGCGAGACGCGGTTCTCGTCAAGGCCTCTCGTGTGATTGGATTGGAAAGAATAGTCGAGGAGCTAGTGAGTCCAAGTGATTGA
- a CDS encoding UDP-N-acetylmuramoyl-L-alanyl-D-glutamate--2,6-diaminopimelate ligase → MITVYDLLDLIPGELVISGHPVSCTGITYNSRNTRSGDVFFCISGHQFDGHEFAHDAVKNGAVAIVAVKPHSAGTEIPTVLVRDSRIALAAASAEIFDCPSHKLPVIGVTGTNGKTTTTYLVDSILRSVGSITGLIGTVETRIGRETFQNERTTPESLELQGLLARMVDSGVQAVSMEVSSHAIDLHRVDYMRFAVAAFTNLTQDHLDYHRTMEEYFSVKKRLFTQAEAENRVVNIDDAAGLILASELDSVITVGLTPSAEVRAETVKLSPGQSSFQLCLPSGSADVFLTLAGAYNVSNALVAAGCAYALGYSAEQIASGLAQAVQVPGRLERVDEGQPFSVFVDYAHTPDSLEQVLSALRAVTPGKLIVVFGCGGDRDPAKRPLMGAAAAKVADYVIFTSDNPRSENPEAIIAQIERGVDQGFSSYQVEPDRAQAIGAALSLAREGDAVLIAGKGHEDYQIFADKTIRFVDREVATEVLRSLC, encoded by the coding sequence GTGATAACGGTTTACGATTTACTCGACTTGATCCCCGGGGAATTGGTGATTTCAGGCCATCCGGTTAGCTGCACGGGGATAACATACAACTCTCGCAACACTCGCTCTGGCGATGTGTTTTTCTGCATTTCTGGTCACCAGTTCGATGGACACGAGTTTGCTCACGACGCGGTGAAAAATGGAGCCGTTGCCATCGTGGCTGTCAAGCCGCATTCAGCAGGCACCGAGATCCCGACTGTGCTGGTTCGTGATTCGCGGATCGCGCTTGCGGCCGCCTCGGCAGAAATTTTTGACTGCCCAAGTCACAAGTTGCCTGTTATAGGGGTTACGGGAACAAACGGCAAAACAACAACTACTTATCTTGTCGACTCGATTCTGAGAAGCGTTGGCAGCATCACTGGGCTGATCGGAACGGTGGAAACGAGGATCGGCCGGGAAACTTTTCAAAACGAGCGAACGACACCGGAATCACTCGAGCTACAGGGATTGCTCGCCCGGATGGTTGACTCGGGCGTGCAGGCGGTGTCCATGGAAGTATCATCGCACGCCATCGACTTGCACCGAGTTGACTACATGCGTTTCGCGGTCGCCGCATTTACCAATCTCACACAAGACCACCTTGACTACCATCGAACGATGGAGGAGTACTTCTCGGTGAAAAAGCGCCTGTTTACCCAGGCGGAAGCGGAGAACAGGGTGGTAAACATCGACGATGCCGCCGGCTTAATTCTCGCCTCCGAGCTTGACAGTGTGATCACCGTCGGACTCACTCCGAGTGCCGAAGTAAGAGCCGAGACAGTCAAGCTGTCGCCCGGCCAATCCAGCTTTCAGCTATGCCTGCCGAGTGGCTCTGCTGATGTGTTTTTGACTTTAGCCGGAGCCTACAATGTCAGTAACGCACTTGTAGCCGCAGGCTGCGCCTATGCTTTGGGGTACAGCGCCGAGCAGATCGCATCTGGCCTCGCGCAGGCCGTGCAGGTTCCGGGCCGCCTTGAGCGAGTCGATGAGGGTCAGCCCTTCTCTGTGTTTGTTGATTACGCGCATACTCCGGATAGTCTTGAGCAAGTGCTGAGCGCGCTTAGGGCAGTGACGCCCGGCAAGCTTATCGTTGTCTTTGGGTGCGGCGGTGATCGGGATCCCGCGAAAAGGCCGTTGATGGGGGCCGCCGCGGCGAAGGTCGCAGACTATGTGATCTTCACGAGCGACAATCCCCGTAGCGAGAACCCTGAAGCTATCATCGCGCAGATCGAGCGTGGGGTCGACCAGGGGTTCTCCAGTTACCAGGTTGAACCAGATAGAGCCCAGGCTATTGGAGCGGCACTGTCACTTGCCCGGGAGGGGGATGCAGTCTTGATCGCGGGAAAAGGACACGAGGATTACCAGATATTCGCCGATAAGACTATCAGGTTCGTTGACCGCGAGGTCGCCACGGAGGTTTTGAGGTCACTATGCTGA